A single genomic interval of Arachis duranensis cultivar V14167 chromosome 7, aradu.V14167.gnm2.J7QH, whole genome shotgun sequence harbors:
- the LOC107496434 gene encoding pentatricopeptide repeat-containing protein At2g13600 has product MRNNTILVRPDNFTYSIVLPCCDHLGLVYQVHCEMIKLCSVSDTCLWTNLMQMYASFGVFEDAKKVFDEMPVRDLVARNALLSRISKCGLSDDCFNLYKQLFEEGDFGDEYTYSIVLNALASQSQVVEAMQVHSNVIKLGFCSDEYICNSLLELYSKHSLVDSAMALLEELPHKDAFSWTTIVTGLSQSGNMDDAIFLFHKMQSSGVEPNSFTFGGLLSACAATNLLQRGKQLHGLAVKHGFEDNLVVGAAISDMYFKCGEMDHALMMFKIMPEKDIVAWNGMICGYAQNGEARKALNVYDEMMLLSSSSASEISPNDVTFTGVLSACCHSGLVKEGCEYFSQMIHKHRIKPKIEHYNCMVDMLGRAGLLEEAEALMLQMPYKPDDVMWSTLLGACKMHRNLTMAMNISQNLHINGPWSSSNYVLLAISYANVGEWSETQEVREMMNLRGLNKSSGCSWIEIGGYLYPFLAGDDKSHSQIEREHHHALKSMCIHMHGIYEENNVLNFDANDD; this is encoded by the coding sequence ATGAGGAACAATACTATTCTTGTTAGGCCAGATAACTTCACCTATTCCATTGTTCTCCCCTGTTGTGATCATCTGGGTCTTGTTTATCAAGTTCATTGTGAAATGATCAAGCTTTGTTCGGTTTCAGACACTTGTTTGTGGACTAATCTTATGCAGATGTATGCAAGTTTTGGTGTTTTTGAAGATGCAAAGAAGGTGTTCGATGAAATGCCTGTTAGAGACTTGGTTGCTAGAAATGCTTTGTTGTCCAGAATCTCTAAGTGTGGGCTGAGTGATGACTGCTTCAATTTGTATAAACAGctatttgaggaaggagatttTGGTGACGAGTATACTTATTCTATTGTTTTGAATGCGCTAGCGTCTCAGTCGCAAGTGGTGGAAGCAATGCAAGTCCATTCGAATGTGATCAAGTTGGGGTTCTGTTCTGATGAGTACATTTGTAATTCTTTGTTGGAGTTGTATTCTAAGCACAGTTTAGTGGACTCTGCAATGGCATTGCTTGAGGAGTTACCACATAAAGATGCGTTTTCATGGACAACTATTGTTACTGGCCTTTCACAAAGTGGAAATATGGATGATGCTATCTTCTTGTTTCATAAAATGCAGTCATCTGGTGTGGAGCCTAACTCATTCACCTTTGGCGGCTTGCTTAGCGCATGTGCCGCCACCAACTTGCTACAGAGAGGAAAACAACTCCATGGTCTTGCCGTGAAACATGGATTTGAAGATAACTTGGTGGTGGGGGCTGCAATTTCGGATATGTACTTTAAATGCGGCGAGATGGACCATGCATTGATGATGTTTAAGATAATGCCCGAGAAAGATATTGTTGCTTGGAATGGAATGATATGTGGGTATGCTCAGAATGGTGAAGCAAGAAAGGCCTTGAATGTTTATGATGAGATGATGCTGTTAAGTTCATCATCAGCATCCGAAATTTCGCCAAACGATGTAACTTTCACTGGTGTGCTTAGTGCATGTTGTCACAGTGGTTTGGTGAAAGAGGGTTGTGAATACTTCAGCCAAATGATTCATAAACATAGGATCAAACCCAAAATAGAGCATTATAATTGCATGGTTGACATGCTTGGAAGAGCAGGGTTACTTGAAGAAGCTGAGGCTCTTATGCTACAAATGCCTTATAAGCCTGATGATGTAATGTGGAGTACACTATTGGGAGCATGCAAGATGCATAGGAATTTAACAATGGCAATGAATATATCTCAAAACCTTCATATTAATGGGCCATGGAGTTCTTCAAACTATGTGCTGCTTGCAATTTCTTATGCCAATGTTGGTGAATGGAGTGAAACTCAGGAGGTTAGGGAAATGATGAATTTGAGGGGGCTTAACAAAAGTTCAGGATGTAGTTGGATTGAAATTGGAGGCTACCTGTATCCATTTCTTGCTGGGGATGATAAATCACATTCTCAAATTGAAAGAGAGCATCATCATGCTTTAAAGAGCATGTGTATTCACATGCATGGAATATATGAAGAAAATAATGTGCTGAATTTTGATGCTAATGATGATTGA